In Mangifera indica cultivar Alphonso chromosome 1, CATAS_Mindica_2.1, whole genome shotgun sequence, a single genomic region encodes these proteins:
- the LOC123216535 gene encoding uncharacterized protein LOC123216535, whose product MFTESQPNHILFIFIASLLCLCAGRRQLILFFVLCLLAVIFVNLPFRMSYVLPGSIAIGSILALIFRRSRREYLIVVFYGILCNYYIAQWHLQEFQQKLLAIGLVIYIIGIFRDILSNPRSWWKGLRTEQELKESIAGGRLRQFLVRIILAVIFINLYSRFPFELDATIGVGSILAAVFKGSKGPLFQAVGYGIQCYNYWIAPRAYLREIRRLPWLVKKMLPIVHFLNFDQTFRIIIQCNNPPSWFKRLPTKQELKECIGGGRLRQLIVRVILAVIFLNLYSRMAFYLHATIAVGSILAVIFRGSKGPLFLAVLYGMLCFHHWSARRAYLREIRRLPWLVKRLLPIVHFLNFDQTFHNIFHPKNLPSWFKRSRRRIIRQNL is encoded by the exons ATGTTCACAGAATCCCAACCAAATCACATTCTCTTCATTTTTATAGCCAGTTTGTTGTGTTTGTGCGCAGGGAGAAGGCAACTAATACTATTCTTCGTGTTGTGTCTTTTGGCTGTGATCTTCGTAAATCTACCTTTCAG GATGTCCTATGTTTTACCTGGATCAATTGCTATTGGGTCCATTCTTGCTTTAATATTTAGAAGATCAAGACGCGAATATCTTATAGTTG tTTTTTACGGCATATTGTGTAATTATTACATCGCACAGTGGCATTTACAG GAATTTCAACAAAAGCTGCTGGCAATAGGCTTAGTCATCTACATCATTGGTATATTCCGTGACATACTGAGCAATCCACGTTCTTGGTGGAAAGG GCTGCGGACTGAGCAGGAATTAAAGGAAAGCATCG CTGGAGGGCGACTAAGGCAATTCCTTGTGAGGATTATTTTGGCTGTGATCTTCATCAACCTATATTCCAG GTTCCCTTTTGAACTAGATGCAACCATTGGCGTTGGGTCCATTCTTGCTGCTGTATTTAAAGGATCAAAAGGTCCATTATTTCAAGCAG TTGGGTATGGCATACAATGTTATAATTATTGGATAGCCCCACGTGCATATTTACGG GAAATTCGACGACTTCCATGGCTTGTCAAGAAGATGTTGCCAATAGTCCACTTTTTGAACTTTGACCAAACATTTCGCATAATAATTCAGTGCAATAATCCCCCTTCTTGGTTTAAAAG GCTGCCAACTAAGCAGGAGTTAAAGGAATGCATCG GGGGAGGGCGACTAAGGCAACTCATTGTGAGGGTTATTTTGGCTGTCATATTCTTAAACCTATATTCCAG GATGGCTTTTTATTTACATGCAACTATTGCCGTTGGGTCCATTCTTGCTGTAATATTTAGAGGATCAAAAGGTCCATTATTTCTAGCAG tTCTGTATGGCATGCTATGTTTTCATCATTGGTCAGCAAGGCGGGCATATTTACGG GAAATTCGACGACTTCCATGGCTTGTCAAGAGGCTGTTGCCAATAGTCCACTTCTTGAACTTTGATCAAACGTTTCACAACATATTTCACCCCAAAAATCTTCCATCTTGGTTTAAAAG GAGTCGACGCCGGATCATTAGACAGAATTTGTAA
- the LOC123216527 gene encoding probable disease resistance protein At4g27220 — protein sequence MVDTAGSVSGVVSAALPVAKFLSTPIGRQIKYVYNYNSNLEKLEREVCKLKDGRDEVKIRVTAAEKNMEKVKHIVKVWLKDVNSTIDEADKLIQQKNNSSSSVGLITRYKLGKKVFKLLEDKISQLLLEKRDFGDVSVPAIPMGRSLSPDKGYHRFISREPTLKKIVKALKGGNYMIGVCGMGGIGKTTLVKEIGRQVKEVYKLFDEVAFVQVTQTVDIKKIQMELGEQLRLRFNNEAEITSKLYARLTNNKEKNEEENEEENEEKEEKILIILDDIWADLDLKTIGIPDAADNGKCKLLLTTREKHVLEMMDSAVFEIGILTEEESWRLFKDMAGDFIETEEMRSLAEDICKKCGRLPIAIITAGKALKNKRDPSQWNAALLQLKRSSTANFRGALKAAYRSIQLSYDFLSKEQQNTFLLCSLMRHRGFISDLVKYVLVLDIFQGIYKIEEARIKVQALIHELKDSYLLFHDHISNSFSMHEFVREVALSIASRDAHVFSVRNETEWEWPSQDRLNSCKYIFIRDSTISEPRDGLECPELESFFMNTKVDDSRTELPKSFFAGMTKLKVLDLTRIKFSSLRSTLGLLKNLQTLCLDYSSFDDVTVIGELSELRILSLRGSNVRHLPREIDKLRQLRSLDLSNCQQLKSVARKVISSLTKLEELYMRGCSIRWEDRRNASLDELNQLSHLTTLELDVKDERIFSSGFFSKKLRRYNISIEEKSFTCCTSCTSRKYLENVEIFNEYETLRTLKLKHNSIIWLRELPCFKNVEFLCLGKLRGIKNSLCELDREGFSQLKHLHVYDNPKISCIANSSSFIDHEAFPNLESLILFNLTELENICSGHPTTNTFSNLKIIDVEGCAKLEKVFSFADVRNLPQLQRVTMDDCENLKEVFVVEREGDDNINKVIDEVNFCQLRFLTLKSLPQLTSFCSQVKKHETLQERQMDELDTLTSLFNIKVGFPHLEALELREIDVEKIWDSQHSTLLSSYKNLTRLTLSDCEKLKYVFPSSLVKNFEQLQQLQIHKCKVLKEIVGKGSGEREIAPKFVFPRLTFLSLKWLPELENFYPGRHSSEWPILKELVVCYCGKVKIFNSQNNERQLGSLEPQSLFSFQQINRYLEALTISRMDSNMIWQGQFPCDHFSGLKVLKVRHDKSEIIPLEIFKRFKYLECLELMKGSYEEIFSHQEVENHDWMRTSMNLKVLKVYGCEKLINLSTSSVSFQNLTVLKVKDCNGLVNLITSSTAKSLEQLREMDITACETMTKVVEREEDDDAEDEKIVFKNLKSLSLNNLERLTCFYSGNYILEFPVFEELEVNNCPMMKMFCRGVVRAPSMRVKVSNYDESCSGGELNKAIQKPYKERGKCFECCEFLR from the exons ATGGTGGATACTGCTGGAAGTGTCTCTGGCGTTGTGAGCGCCGCTCTTCCGGTTGCCAAGTTTCTGAGTACTCCGATTGGGCGTCAAATTAAGTATGTTTACAACTACAACAGCAACTTGGAGAAACTCGAAAGAGAAGTTTGCAAGCTGAAGGATGGAAGAGACGAAGTGAAGATAAGAGTTACTGCTGCtgaaaaaaatatggaaaaggTCAAGCACATAGTGAAGGTTTGGCTGAAGGACGTGAATTCAACCATTGATGAAGCAGACAAGTTAATTCAACAGAAAAACAACTCGTCTTCCAGTGTTGGCTTGATCACCCGCTATAAGCTTGGTAAGAAAGTATTCAAGTTACTGGAGGATAAGATTTCTCAACTCTTGCTGGAGAAAAGGGACTTCGGTGACGTCTCTGTTCCCGCTATTCCGATGGGAAGATCCCTTTCGCCTGACAAAGGTTACCATCGTTTCATATCAAGAGAGCCCACGTTGAAGAAGATAGTGAAGGCCTTGAAAGGAGGAAATTATATGATTGGGGTTTGCGGGATGGGCGGCATCGGCAAGACCACTCTAGTCAAGGAAATTGGTCGACAAGTCAAAGAAGTGTACAAGCTGTTTGATGAGGTGGCTTTTGTACAGGTAACTCAGACTGTAGACATAAAGAAGATTCAGATGGAACTTGGAGAGCAGCTGCGTCTTCGATTTAATAACGAGGCTGAAATAACAAGCAAGCTGTATGCTCGATTGACTAACAACAAGGAGAAGAATGAGGAGGAGAACGAGGAAGAGAATGAAGAGAAGGAGGAGAAGATCCTTATCATTTTAGATGACATTTGGGCTGATCTTGACTTAAAGACTATAGGAATTCCTGATGCAGCTGATAATGGGAAATGTAAATTGTTGTTGACAACAAGAGAGAAACATGTGTTGGAGATGATGGATTCTGCAGTTTTCGAAATTGGCATTTTAACTGAAGAAGAGAGTTGGAGGTTATTTAAGGATATGGCAG GTGATTTTATTGAAACAGAAGAGATGAGATCTTTGGCGGAAGATATATGCAAGAAATGTGGTCGTTTGCCTATTGCAATCATAACAGCAGGGAAAGCATTAAAGAACAAGAGAGATCCATCTCAATGGAATGCAGCCCTCCTACAACTGAAAAGGTCTTCCACCGCAAACTTCAGAGGAGCCCTAAAGGCGGCATATAGATCAATTCAGTTGAGTTACGATTTCTTGAGTAAGGAACAGCAGAACACTTTTTTGCTTTGCAGTCTAATGAGGCATCGAGGTTTCATTTCAGACTTGGTAAAATATGTTCTTGTTTTGGATATATTTCAAGGAATATATAAGATTGAAGAAGCACGAATTAAAGTTCAAGCATTGATCCATGAACTTAAAGACtcttatttgttatttcatGATCATATTAGTAACTCCTTCTCAATGCATGAATTTGTGCGTGAAGTTGCTTTATCGATTGCTAGTCGAGATGCCCATGTCTTTTCTGTTAGGAATGAGACTGAATGGGAATGGCCCAGTCAGGATAGACTAAACAGttgcaaatatattttcattcgTGATAGCACCATTAGTGAGCCTCGTGATGGTTTGGAATGCCCAGAACTTGAATCTTTCTTTATGAATACCAAGGTCGATGATTCTCGTACTGAATTGCCAAAGAGTTTTTTCGCAGGGATGACAAAGCTCAAAGTTTTAGATTTGACTAGAATAAAGTTTTCCTCTTTGCGATCCACACTTGGGCTCTTAAAAAATCTTCAAACATTGTGTCTGGATTACAGTAGTTTTGACGATGTAACAGTTATTGGAGAGCTAAGTGAGTTAAGAATTCTTAGCTTAAGAGGATCAAATGTTAGGCACTTGCCTAGAGAAATAGATAAACTGAGGCAATTAAGATCGTTAGATTTGAGTAATTGTCAGCAACTAAAGAGTGTAGCACGAAAAGTGATATCAAGCTTAACCAAATTGGAAGAATTGTATATGAGAGGATGCTCTATTCGATGGGAGGATAGAAGGAATGCTAGCCTTGATGAATTGAATCAGTTGTCTCATCTCACCACTTTAGAACTAGATGTTAAAGATGAACGTATTTTTTCAAGTGGGTTTTTCTCCAAAAAGTTGAGAAGGTACAATATATCTATAGAAGAAAAGTCTTTCACATGTTGTACATCATGCACATCTAGGAAATATTTggaaaatgttgaaatttttaatgagtATGAGACTTTGAGAACGCTAAAACTGAAGCATAATTCTATCATTTGGTTAAGGGAATTGCCATGCTTCAAGAATGTTGAATTCTTATGCTTAGGCAAATTGCGAGGTATCAAGAATTCTCTTTGTGAATTAGACAGAGAGGGATTTTCGCAATTGAAACATCTCCATGTCTATGATAATCCTAAAATCTCCTGCATTGCAAACTCCTCAAGTTTCATAGATCATGAAGCCTTCCCCAACTTGGAATCAttgattctttttaatttgactGAGTTGGAGAACATATGTTCTGGTCATCCCACAACAAATACTTTTAGCAACTTAAAGATCATAGATGTGGAAGGATGTGCTAAATTGGAAAAAGTCTTCTCATTTGCCGATGTTAGAAACCTTCCACAACTTCAAAGAGTCACTATGGATGATTGCGAGAATTTGAAAGAGGTATTTGTTGTTGAAagagaaggtgatgacaacatcAATAAAGTGATTGATGAAGTTAACTTCTGTCAATTACGCTTCCTGACGCTCAAATCTCTTCCACAGCTTACAAGCTTCTGCTCTCAAGTAAAGAAACATGAAACATTGCAAGAGAGACAGATGGATGAGCTTGATACTCTCACGTCACTTTTCAACATAAAG GTTGGTTTCCCCCACTTGGAGGCCTTAGAGTTAAGagaaattgatgttgaaaagaTCTGGGATAGCCAACATTCAACGCTATTGtcatcttataaaaatttaacacgTCTGACTTTGTCAGATTGCGAAAAACTAAAGTATGTTTTTCCATCCTCCTTAGTCAAAAACTTTGAGCAGCTCCAGCAGCTTCAGATTCACAAATGTAAAGTTTTAAAGGAGATTGTAGGGAAAGGCAGTGGAGAAAGAGAAATTGCCCCCAAGTTTGTCTTTCCGCGGTTAACCTTCTTGAGTCTCAAATGGCTTCCAGAACTAGAAAATTTTTACCCTGGAAGACATTCTTCTGAGTGGCCAATCTTAAAGGAGTTGGTGGTGTGTTATTGTGGCAAAGTAAAGATATTCAATTCACAAAATAATGAAAGGCAACTCGGAAGTTTGGAGCCACAATCCCTCTTCTCCTTCCAACAG ATTAACCGTTATTTGGAGGCATTGACTATAAGCAGAATGGACAGCAATATGATATGGCAAGGCCAGTTTCCATGTGATCATTTTTCTGGACTTAAAGTTCTTAAGGTCAGGCATGATAAGTCGGAAATTATTCCACTAGAAATCTTTAAGAGATTTAAGTACTTGGAATGTCTTGAACTAATGAAGGGTTCATATGAAGAAATATTCTCGCATCAAGAAGTTGAGAATCATGACTGGATGCGGACAAGCATGAATCTTAAAGTCCTGAAAGTATACGGGTGTGAGAAATTGATTAATCTATCTACATCCTCAGTATCCTTCCAAAATCTCACAGTTCTGAAGGTGAAAGACTGTAATGGATTGGTAAACTTGATAACATCTTCAACAGCCAAAAGCTTGGAGCAATTAAGAGAAATGGATATAACAGCATGTGAAACAATGACAAAAGTAGTAGAACGTGAGGAAGATGATGatgcagaagatgaaaaaattgttttcaagaACTTGAAGTCTCTATCACTCAATAATTTAGAAAGACTCACGTGCTTCTACTCTGGGAATTACATTTTGGAATTCCCAGTTTTTGAAGAATTAGAAGTGAATAATTGCCCCATGATGAAGATGTTTTGTAGAGGAGTAGTAAGAGCACCAAGTATGAGAGTAAAGGTATCCAATTATGATGAAAGCTGTTCGGGGGGAGAGCTTAATAAGGCCATACAGAAACCATACAAAGAAAGAGGCAAGTGTTTTGAATGCTGTGAATTCTTGAGATGA